Proteins encoded by one window of Swingsia samuiensis:
- the rpsD gene encoding 30S ribosomal protein S4 — translation MSKRLESKYKINRRLGVNLWGRAKSPVNRREYGPGQHGQRRKQKPSDYSIQLMAKQKLKGYYGNISEKQFRKYYDEAVRRKGDTSENLIGLLERRLDAVVYRLKFAVTPFAARQFISHGHVTVNGKKVNIPSYLVKEGDVIEVRDKSKQLAIVLDAVQNAERDTPEYVEVDHRQMKGKFVRTPTLSDVPYPVQMEPNLVVEFYSR, via the coding sequence ATGTCAAAGCGTCTTGAGAGTAAGTATAAAATTAACCGCCGCCTTGGTGTAAACCTATGGGGCCGCGCAAAGTCACCTGTAAACCGTCGTGAATATGGTCCAGGTCAACATGGTCAACGCCGTAAGCAGAAGCCATCTGACTATTCAATTCAGTTGATGGCAAAGCAGAAGCTGAAGGGTTACTATGGTAACATCAGCGAAAAGCAATTCCGTAAATATTACGATGAAGCTGTTCGTCGTAAAGGTGATACATCTGAGAACCTGATCGGTCTACTAGAGCGTCGTTTGGATGCGGTTGTATATCGTTTGAAATTTGCAGTAACACCTTTTGCTGCACGTCAGTTTATCAGCCATGGTCACGTTACAGTAAACGGTAAGAAAGTGAACATTCCTTCTTACTTGGTAAAAGAAGGTGACGTTATCGAAGTACGTGATAAATCCAAGCAATTGGCAATCGTACTTGATGCAGTTCAGAACGCTGAGCGTGATACACCTGAATATGTTGAAGTCGATCACCGTCAAATGAAGGGCAAATTTGTCCGCACACCAACTCTATCTGACGTTCCTTACCCTGTTCAGATGGAACCAAATCTGGTGGTCGAGTTCTACTCCCGCTAA
- the mtnK gene encoding S-methyl-5-thioribose kinase produces the protein MSYIPLTPDLLRHWLSQHNALSQILGGTPPTWRIREVSNGNLNLVFLVDGLTGKLCCKQSLPHVRVAPEWPMPLERALYEARYMQTIAPYVQGLTPQLFYYDSDMFLLVMENLTPHEVLRSALIGDRAPEGFSSIIGRYVAQSVHGTSWISQPFEKGSQLLTEFSGNTALTRITVDLILTDPYRPCDRNPKPLPELEADIHFLQNDPAIHVSVNKLQHRFLTQKQSLLHGDLHTGSIMLHHSDVRVIDGEFALMGPIGFDCGLYLANLFIHALAVPHKAHFIQAEISAFWHSFASHLRELLKQSSRGDAWSLSLPSIDRQKLWDEFLHSILQDMAGFFGLELIRRTIGFAQVADYTLCPTPKAELVARKQAVLTGHTLIKQAKHLHTFDAFLNLLAPCFKAL, from the coding sequence ATGTCTTATATTCCTTTAACACCTGACCTTCTTCGTCATTGGTTAAGTCAACACAATGCTCTTTCCCAAATTCTGGGCGGTACACCTCCGACGTGGCGTATCCGTGAAGTCAGTAATGGTAATCTCAATCTGGTTTTTCTTGTTGACGGGCTAACAGGAAAGCTTTGTTGTAAGCAATCTCTGCCGCATGTTCGCGTTGCCCCAGAATGGCCAATGCCTTTAGAGCGTGCCCTTTACGAAGCGCGTTACATGCAAACGATTGCCCCCTACGTTCAAGGTTTAACACCCCAATTATTCTATTATGACTCAGATATGTTTCTTCTGGTTATGGAAAACCTGACACCACACGAAGTTCTACGCAGTGCACTCATAGGCGATCGTGCACCGGAAGGATTTTCTTCGATCATTGGGCGCTATGTTGCTCAAAGCGTGCATGGGACAAGCTGGATAAGCCAACCCTTTGAAAAAGGTTCACAACTCTTAACCGAATTTTCTGGTAACACCGCTCTTACACGCATCACTGTCGATCTTATCCTAACAGATCCTTATCGTCCGTGTGATCGTAATCCAAAGCCTTTGCCTGAATTAGAAGCCGACATTCACTTTTTACAAAATGATCCAGCCATTCATGTTTCTGTTAACAAGCTTCAGCACCGATTTTTAACACAGAAACAAAGCCTGCTACACGGGGACCTTCATACAGGGTCCATCATGCTTCATCACTCAGATGTGCGCGTTATCGACGGAGAATTCGCGCTCATGGGGCCTATTGGCTTTGATTGTGGTCTCTATCTCGCCAATCTTTTCATCCATGCTTTGGCTGTTCCGCATAAAGCACATTTCATTCAGGCTGAAATATCTGCTTTCTGGCATAGCTTCGCATCCCACTTAAGAGAACTTTTAAAGCAGAGCAGTAGAGGAGATGCATGGTCCTTATCTCTACCCTCTATAGACCGACAAAAACTATGGGATGAATTTTTACATAGTATTTTGCAAGATATGGCCGGATTTTTTGGATTAGAACTCATCCGGCGCACCATTGGTTTTGCTCAAGTGGCGGACTATACGTTGTGCCCTACCCCCAAAGCAGAACTAGTGGCTCGAAAGCAAGCCGTTTTAACAGGCCATACACTTATTAAACAGGCGAAACACCTTCACACTTTTGACGCGTTTCTTAACCTCTTAGCCCCCTGCTTTAAAGCGCTCTAA
- a CDS encoding peptide chain release factor 3, which produces MSEALSAEINREISRRRTFAIISHPDAGKTTLTERILRAGGAIQLAGNVRAKGERRRTKSDWMGIERDRGISVVTSVMTFEYGGCVFNLLDTPGHEDFSEDTYRTLTAVDCAVMVIDAAKGIEARTLKLFEICRLRDIPIITFINKMDREAQDCFALLDEISSTLALETSPATWPVGRAATFAGTYDIRTRQIHTKEPLPENDPRLEQVREDLELAEAALPEFDREAFDAGYLTPVFFGSAMKEIGVTDLLDALVAYGPVPRAQPTEGREVKADEEQVTALIFKIQANMDPNHRDRMAFARVCSGRLTRGMRLKHVRTGKQFALHTPQFFFARDRQLAEEAFGGDVVGIPNHGTLRIGDTLSESEELRFTGVPHFAPEILRRVRLDDAMKAKKLRQALVELAEEGVVQLFKPQDGLPPIVGVVGTLQLDVLQSRLKAEYSVSIGFESTPFTLARWISGERAKIDAFCATNRSSMADDLDGDPVFLASSSFMMRRTIEMNQDLTFHDIKQIGLTSGT; this is translated from the coding sequence ATGTCTGAGGCGTTGAGCGCTGAAATTAATCGCGAGATTTCTCGCCGACGTACTTTTGCTATTATTTCCCATCCGGATGCCGGTAAAACGACTTTAACAGAACGTATCCTTAGAGCAGGCGGTGCCATTCAGTTGGCTGGAAATGTGCGTGCAAAAGGAGAGCGCCGCCGCACAAAGTCTGACTGGATGGGTATTGAGCGCGATCGTGGGATTTCTGTCGTTACCTCAGTCATGACATTTGAATATGGCGGGTGTGTCTTTAATTTGCTTGATACGCCGGGCCATGAAGACTTCTCTGAAGATACATACCGTACGCTGACAGCGGTGGATTGCGCTGTCATGGTGATTGACGCAGCGAAAGGGATTGAAGCCCGGACACTGAAACTGTTTGAAATTTGCCGTCTGCGTGACATTCCTATCATCACTTTTATCAATAAGATGGATCGTGAGGCACAGGATTGTTTTGCTTTATTGGATGAAATCTCCAGCACGCTGGCATTAGAAACATCACCTGCAACATGGCCTGTAGGGCGAGCTGCTACCTTTGCTGGCACTTATGATATTCGTACACGCCAAATTCATACAAAAGAGCCTCTGCCAGAGAATGACCCGCGTTTGGAGCAGGTACGTGAAGACTTGGAGCTAGCAGAGGCGGCGTTACCAGAGTTTGATCGGGAGGCTTTTGACGCTGGGTATTTGACGCCTGTCTTTTTTGGCTCGGCGATGAAGGAAATTGGCGTTACAGATTTGCTGGACGCACTTGTAGCTTATGGGCCTGTCCCTCGTGCTCAACCGACAGAGGGGCGAGAGGTAAAAGCTGATGAAGAGCAGGTAACAGCCTTAATTTTTAAAATCCAAGCGAATATGGACCCGAACCACCGGGACCGAATGGCTTTTGCGCGTGTCTGCTCAGGGCGGCTAACACGTGGGATGAGGTTGAAGCATGTCCGAACGGGTAAGCAGTTTGCCTTGCATACTCCGCAGTTCTTTTTTGCACGTGATCGCCAATTAGCAGAAGAAGCATTTGGCGGGGATGTTGTTGGAATCCCTAATCATGGCACTTTACGCATTGGGGACACGTTAAGTGAAAGCGAAGAACTCCGTTTTACAGGTGTTCCACATTTTGCGCCGGAAATTTTAAGACGTGTTCGCTTAGATGATGCGATGAAGGCTAAAAAGCTTCGGCAGGCGCTTGTTGAGTTGGCTGAAGAAGGGGTCGTTCAGCTTTTCAAGCCGCAGGATGGTTTACCCCCGATTGTTGGGGTGGTGGGAACACTTCAGTTAGATGTTTTGCAATCGCGTCTTAAAGCTGAATATAGTGTTTCTATTGGGTTTGAGAGCACTCCCTTTACCTTAGCACGCTGGATTTCTGGAGAACGAGCCAAGATTGATGCATTTTGTGCAACAAATCGTTCCTCTATGGCGGATGATTTGGATGGTGATCCTGTCTTCTTGGCAAGTTCATCCTTTATGATGCGACGGACTATAGAAATGAATCAAGATTTGACATTTCATGATATTAAGCAGATCGGCTTAACCTCTGGAACGTAG